One window from the genome of Canis aureus isolate CA01 chromosome 18, VMU_Caureus_v.1.0, whole genome shotgun sequence encodes:
- the LOC144288939 gene encoding uncharacterized protein LOC144288939 isoform X2 — protein MPALGRELPRTVKGWTVRSSESQPPARQERKGFIWAFTRQSRTTQPSRKYHPLGGHTKRFQLEKGEEGEGESRVLRQLPAGRRAGAAATSASQALSRPSPATASHRGPQQPPGLLPSLCRPPASSVSPRPPWPLTGRLGEDREWVRGKNGRSLPRDVGQQAPPLRRQGRARRPPPPRPAWNQSPRSLADRPPPPGERRHRRRHLRLHSQK, from the exons ATGCCTGCACTAGGCAGAGAACTCCCTCGAACAGTGAAAGGCTGGACGGTTAGAAGCAGCGAATCCCAGCCTCCGGCAAGGCAGGAAAGGAAGGGTTTTATTTGGGCATTCACAAGGCAGAGCCGCACCACCCAACCTTCACGGAAGTATCATCCGCTAGGCGGTCACACCAAGCGTTTTcaactggaaaaaggagaagagggCGAAGGGGAAAGTCGGGTCCTGCGGCAGCTCCCGGCCGGGCGGCGAGCCGGGGCTGCGGCCACCTCGGCCTCCCAGGCCCTCTCCCGCCCCTCTCCGGCCACCGCCTCCCACCGCGGGCCCCAGCAGCCTCCGGGGCTCTTACCTTCGCTTTGCCGGCCTCCagcttcctctgtctctcctcgtCCTCCATGGCCTCTGACGGGAAGGCTGGGGGAAGACAGGGAGTGGGTCCGGGGTAAAAACGGAAGGTCGCTGCCGAGGGACGTGGGACAGCAAGCCCCGCCGCTTCGGAGGCAGGGCCGggcccggcgccccccgcccccccgcccggcgTGGAACCAGTCTCCGCGCTCACTGGCCGACCGCCCTCCGCCGCCCGGGGAACGCCGTCACCGCCGCCGCCATCTTCGTCTCCAC TCACAGAAATAA
- the LOC144288939 gene encoding uncharacterized protein LOC144288939 isoform X1: MPALGRELPRTVKGWTVRSSESQPPARQERKGFIWAFTRQSRTTQPSRKYHPLGGHTKRFQLEKGEEGEGESRVLRQLPAGRRAGAAATSASQALSRPSPATASHRGPQQPPGLLPSLCRPPASSVSPRPPWPLTGRLGEDREWVRGKNGRSLPRDVGQQAPPLRRQGRARRPPPPRPAWNQSPRSLADRPPPPGERRHRRRHLRLHVNTRQGGSGRGGHVGPRSRRPPRRSGQSQK, encoded by the exons ATGCCTGCACTAGGCAGAGAACTCCCTCGAACAGTGAAAGGCTGGACGGTTAGAAGCAGCGAATCCCAGCCTCCGGCAAGGCAGGAAAGGAAGGGTTTTATTTGGGCATTCACAAGGCAGAGCCGCACCACCCAACCTTCACGGAAGTATCATCCGCTAGGCGGTCACACCAAGCGTTTTcaactggaaaaaggagaagagggCGAAGGGGAAAGTCGGGTCCTGCGGCAGCTCCCGGCCGGGCGGCGAGCCGGGGCTGCGGCCACCTCGGCCTCCCAGGCCCTCTCCCGCCCCTCTCCGGCCACCGCCTCCCACCGCGGGCCCCAGCAGCCTCCGGGGCTCTTACCTTCGCTTTGCCGGCCTCCagcttcctctgtctctcctcgtCCTCCATGGCCTCTGACGGGAAGGCTGGGGGAAGACAGGGAGTGGGTCCGGGGTAAAAACGGAAGGTCGCTGCCGAGGGACGTGGGACAGCAAGCCCCGCCGCTTCGGAGGCAGGGCCGggcccggcgccccccgcccccccgcccggcgTGGAACCAGTCTCCGCGCTCACTGGCCGACCGCCCTCCGCCGCCCGGGGAACGCCGTCACCGCCGCCGCCATCTTCGTCTCCACGTAAACACACGGCAAGGCGGGAGTGGAAGGGGGGGGCACGTCGGTCCGCGCAGCCGCCGGCCGCCCCGCCGCTCCGGGCAG TCACAGAAATAA